The following proteins are encoded in a genomic region of Nicoliella spurrieriana:
- a CDS encoding homoserine kinase: MGKIIIRVPATVSNLGPGIDSLGLALHLYYTVIVEEETDHWRVNHALGENIPHDEHNLIVQTILRLDPKIHPHQLTVMSDIPVEHGLGSSTTAVIVGIKIANALGNLDLSIDEQMQIGNQIEAHSENVAAGFLGDLTVSKVIDGKLIAIKSQMPDVAAMMFVMPRGKVGKIELPKQIDGQSALDSSNDANLLVAALLNDNWPVAAKLIDGTYFGERNLKRDQDNLNLIKTAAHQLGIYGTFISGTGPVIVSLGKRELLLKLRDQLRTDERLDGRVRVMDLDRDGATVRGE; the protein is encoded by the coding sequence ATGGGTAAAATTATCATTCGAGTACCAGCAACCGTATCCAACTTAGGACCTGGAATTGATTCACTTGGGTTAGCCCTCCACCTTTACTATACTGTAATTGTTGAGGAAGAAACTGACCATTGGCGGGTTAACCATGCGTTGGGTGAAAATATTCCCCATGATGAGCATAACTTAATTGTCCAAACCATCCTTCGATTGGATCCTAAAATTCACCCCCATCAGCTAACAGTAATGTCCGATATTCCCGTAGAACACGGTTTAGGTTCTAGTACGACTGCTGTAATCGTTGGAATTAAGATTGCGAATGCTTTGGGTAATTTAGACCTTTCGATTGATGAACAAATGCAAATTGGAAATCAGATTGAAGCACATTCTGAAAACGTTGCAGCTGGCTTTTTGGGTGATTTAACGGTATCGAAGGTAATTGACGGTAAACTAATTGCAATTAAGTCACAGATGCCGGATGTTGCCGCAATGATGTTTGTGATGCCACGGGGTAAAGTGGGTAAAATCGAACTGCCTAAACAAATCGATGGTCAATCTGCATTGGATTCTAGTAATGATGCTAATTTATTAGTAGCAGCATTATTAAATGATAATTGGCCAGTTGCTGCGAAGTTAATTGATGGCACTTACTTTGGCGAACGAAACCTAAAGCGGGATCAGGATAATTTAAATTTAATTAAGACCGCTGCACATCAATTAGGGATTTATGGAACGTTTATTAGTGGTACCGGCCCAGTAATTGTATCGCTAGGGAAGCGGGAACTGCTGTTAAAATTACGTGATCAATTACGGACTGATGAACGATTAGATGGTCGGGTGCGAGTAATGGATTTAGACCGTGATGGGGCTACCGTTCGCGGTGAATAA
- the nadE gene encoding ammonia-dependent NAD(+) synthetase encodes MRPLQRKIIDALKVKPTIDPEQEIRNSVEFLKAYMQKNSFLKTLVLGISGGQDSTLAGKLSQMAVSELRAETGNNEYQFIAVRLPYGNQADEADAMEAIKYMQADRTIRVNIKPMADAAVTAVEEAGPKIDDFNKGNIKARERMIAQYAIAGETSGAVVGTDHAAEAVTGFYTKFGDGAADITPLWRLDKRQGKMLLAALDAPKHLYEKVPTADLEDDRPALPDEVALGVRYSDIDAYLEGQDIDPKAAEIIENWYIKTEHKRELPVNIYSTFWK; translated from the coding sequence ATGAGACCATTACAAAGAAAAATTATTGATGCATTAAAGGTAAAACCAACGATTGATCCAGAACAGGAAATCAGGAACAGTGTTGAATTTTTAAAGGCCTACATGCAGAAAAATTCATTTTTAAAGACATTGGTTTTGGGAATTTCTGGCGGTCAGGACTCAACGCTAGCTGGTAAATTATCACAAATGGCGGTTAGTGAACTGCGTGCTGAGACCGGTAACAATGAATATCAATTCATTGCTGTTCGGTTGCCATACGGTAATCAAGCTGACGAGGCAGATGCGATGGAAGCAATTAAATACATGCAGGCTGACCGGACGATTCGAGTTAATATCAAGCCCATGGCTGATGCTGCAGTGACTGCAGTAGAGGAGGCTGGACCTAAAATTGATGATTTTAACAAGGGGAACATTAAGGCCCGTGAACGCATGATTGCTCAATATGCAATTGCCGGTGAAACTTCCGGTGCGGTTGTTGGAACCGATCATGCTGCGGAAGCCGTGACTGGTTTTTATACTAAGTTTGGTGATGGTGCTGCTGATATCACACCATTATGGCGGTTAGATAAACGGCAGGGCAAGATGTTGCTAGCGGCATTAGATGCTCCTAAGCACCTGTATGAAAAGGTGCCCACTGCTGATTTGGAAGATGATCGGCCTGCATTGCCTGATGAAGTCGCCCTTGGGGTTCGCTATTCTGATATTGACGCTTATCTTGAGGGGCAAGATATTGACCCCAAGGCTGCAGAAATCATCGAAAACTGGTATATTAAGACTGAACATAAACGGGAGTTGCCCGTAAATATCTATTCCACATTCTGGAAATAA
- a CDS encoding WecB/TagA/CpsF family glycosyltransferase, translating into MNDKLKRTTILNISYINTNFTHFLKIIQARINNRENTFIATVNPEIAYYAHQNPKYQSIINDADFVTPDGIGIIKAAQIIHQPIQSRITGFDVFKAILAWGSQNHKSAYFAGAKPNVIADLKAVLKDEYPGIKISGIRDGYFQDNQVVADEINATHPDMVFLALGSPKQEEFIHQYRHINNGLWIGLGGSFDVLSGNTQRAPQFWINHHLEWLYRLLKEPSRLPRIMVIPKYLKLVRKSK; encoded by the coding sequence TTGAACGATAAGTTAAAAAGAACCACAATTTTAAATATTTCATATATTAATACTAACTTTACCCATTTTCTAAAGATTATTCAAGCTAGAATTAACAATCGGGAAAATACGTTTATCGCAACCGTTAATCCCGAGATTGCTTATTATGCGCACCAAAATCCAAAATATCAATCGATCATCAACGATGCTGATTTTGTAACGCCAGATGGCATCGGGATCATTAAAGCGGCCCAAATCATTCATCAACCCATTCAATCAAGAATTACGGGATTTGACGTTTTTAAGGCCATCTTAGCATGGGGAAGTCAAAATCATAAATCAGCATACTTTGCGGGTGCTAAACCCAACGTAATTGCTGATTTAAAAGCAGTGCTAAAGGATGAGTATCCTGGTATCAAAATCAGTGGCATTCGTGACGGTTATTTTCAGGATAATCAAGTGGTTGCCGATGAGATTAACGCCACTCATCCTGACATGGTCTTTTTAGCCCTTGGTTCACCTAAACAAGAGGAGTTCATTCATCAATACCGTCATATTAATAACGGGCTATGGATTGGATTAGGGGGCAGCTTTGACGTCCTTTCAGGAAATACCCAACGTGCTCCGCAGTTTTGGATTAATCACCACTTAGAATGGTTATACCGATTATTAAAGGAGCCCAGTCGCCTTCCCCGAATCATGGTAATTCCTAAGTATTTAAAATTAGTGCGAAAATCAAAATAA
- a CDS encoding LCP family protein, with protein MNNSNQNSDSQRRENRTHFKKKTHKKLWTFVIIVLIILTAGLIYLYNAYNSAQKTFNQTFEAGDTNKLRNVSSVISQDKPFSVLLLGTDTGALGRDDTGRTDTMIVATINPKKENISLTSIPRDTKVTVPGDSQPYEKINAAYTIGGPSTAVQTVQNLLNVPIDFYAIINMGGLEKMVNAVGGVEVNPPLTFKYGAANVVKGQKVTLNGKQALDYSRMRHEDPTGDYGRQKRQREVLQKLVLKAMQISSLPRYKTILSSLKGNLKTDITFDDMVSMRARYGDATHHIKSDTLQGEDAMIDGIDYQVAPESELLRVSNYIRKNLNLSSINSISATQSQTDDDGSGTDTNSSTTDGTSTNSSTAY; from the coding sequence ATGAATAACTCAAATCAAAATAGTGACTCTCAACGACGTGAAAATCGGACTCACTTTAAGAAGAAGACCCACAAGAAATTATGGACATTTGTTATTATCGTGTTAATTATCTTGACTGCTGGGCTAATTTATCTTTACAACGCTTATAACAGCGCTCAAAAAACATTTAACCAAACCTTTGAAGCTGGTGACACCAATAAATTAAGAAATGTATCATCAGTCATTAGCCAGGATAAGCCATTTTCTGTCCTATTATTAGGGACCGATACTGGTGCATTAGGTCGTGACGATACCGGGCGAACTGATACGATGATCGTTGCCACGATTAATCCCAAAAAAGAAAACATTTCATTGACCAGTATTCCACGTGATACTAAAGTCACCGTCCCTGGTGATTCACAACCATACGAAAAAATCAATGCTGCTTATACGATTGGTGGCCCATCAACGGCAGTGCAAACCGTCCAAAATCTACTAAATGTCCCCATTGATTTTTATGCCATCATCAACATGGGTGGCCTTGAAAAGATGGTGAATGCGGTTGGTGGCGTTGAAGTCAATCCGCCACTAACGTTTAAATATGGAGCCGCCAACGTAGTCAAGGGCCAAAAGGTTACATTAAACGGTAAACAAGCCCTTGATTATTCTAGAATGCGACATGAAGACCCCACTGGTGATTATGGTCGTCAAAAACGGCAACGTGAGGTTCTTCAAAAATTAGTATTAAAAGCAATGCAAATTTCATCATTACCACGTTATAAGACCATTTTAAGTTCATTAAAGGGGAATCTTAAAACCGATATTACATTTGATGATATGGTATCAATGCGGGCTCGTTATGGAGATGCAACCCATCATATTAAATCCGATACTCTTCAGGGTGAGGATGCAATGATTGATGGCATTGATTACCAGGTCGCACCAGAATCAGAATTATTAAGGGTTTCAAATTACATTCGTAAGAATCTAAACCTAAGCTCTATCAACAGTATTTCAGCAACCCAAAGTCAGACTGACGATGATGGTAGTGGTACCGACACTAATAGTTCCACCACTGACGGTACCTCAACTAATTCATCAACTGCTTATTAA
- a CDS encoding GntR family transcriptional regulator produces MSSPIYIQIHNVIKRKIEDKEWLIGDRIPSERELAGFFNVSRMTLRQAVQTLVDEGILEQRVGSGTFVANSKVQEKMSGVTSFTDIMESQGKRPSSKTISYHVMAPSLSEMERLKIGQNERVLRMERIRYGDGIPICFEVATVPEAVVDGLSKSDVTSSLYRALEEKKELFPRKAHQTVSAMLASERIANYLDIKKGDSILRLRQLTYLQNGQPFEYVRTQYVGSRFEFYLEK; encoded by the coding sequence TTGAGTTCACCAATTTATATTCAAATTCATAATGTCATTAAACGTAAAATTGAAGATAAAGAATGGTTAATTGGTGATCGGATTCCTTCCGAGCGTGAATTAGCTGGTTTTTTTAACGTTAGTCGGATGACACTTCGCCAAGCGGTCCAAACTTTGGTAGATGAAGGGATCTTAGAGCAACGGGTTGGCTCCGGCACCTTCGTGGCTAATTCCAAGGTGCAAGAAAAAATGTCTGGGGTTACTAGTTTTACTGATATTATGGAATCACAGGGGAAAAGGCCATCCAGTAAAACGATTTCATACCATGTAATGGCACCATCGTTAAGTGAAATGGAACGCTTAAAAATTGGTCAAAATGAGCGTGTCCTTAGAATGGAACGCATTCGATACGGCGATGGCATTCCAATTTGCTTTGAGGTCGCTACCGTTCCAGAAGCCGTGGTTGATGGATTAAGTAAGTCGGACGTTACTAGCTCGCTTTATCGTGCCTTAGAAGAAAAGAAGGAACTCTTTCCTAGAAAGGCTCACCAAACGGTCTCCGCAATGCTAGCATCTGAACGGATTGCGAATTATTTAGATATAAAAAAAGGTGACTCCATTTTAAGATTGCGGCAATTAACCTACTTACAAAACGGGCAGCCGTTCGAATATGTTCGGACCCAATACGTTGGTAGTCGCTTTGAATTTTATCTCGAAAAATAA
- a CDS encoding nicotinate phosphoribosyltransferase → MSLKDYTNLTLHTDDYEINMMQTYFSKKMENRRAVFEVFFRTMPFENGYAVFAGLEHVIDYINNLHFTDDDIKYLAEHGEYTPEFLDFLSHFKFKGTIRSAQEGDLVFNNEPIMQVEGSLAECQLVETAILNIVNYQTLIATKASRIRQAAGDDQLMEFGTRRAQETAAALWGTRAAFIGGFNSTSNVLAGKSFGIPVSGTHAHSLVETFGHDYDAFMAYAQTHHDCVFLVDTYDTIKSGVPNAIKVAKQMGDQIHFAGVRIDSGDMAYLSKRIREMLDDAGFTDTKIIASNDLDENTITSLKMQDAKIDVWGVGTKLITAFDQPALGAVYKMVSVEQSDGQMRDTIKISNNAAKVSTPGKKQVWRINKQSDGKSEGDYIALSDEDPRHQDSLYMFHPQFTYINKTLTDFEATPLLRTIIENGKLVYKMPSLVEIQAHANQALASLWPEYKRQMNPQDYPVDLSKKCWDNKMNLIESVHNYVQHLNY, encoded by the coding sequence ATGTCACTTAAGGACTATACGAATTTAACACTCCATACTGATGACTATGAAATCAATATGATGCAGACCTACTTTTCCAAAAAAATGGAGAACCGCCGGGCTGTCTTTGAAGTATTTTTTAGAACAATGCCGTTTGAAAATGGTTACGCTGTTTTCGCTGGCTTAGAGCATGTAATTGACTATATTAATAATCTTCATTTCACAGATGATGATATTAAGTACCTAGCTGAGCATGGTGAATATACCCCCGAGTTTTTAGATTTTTTAAGCCATTTTAAATTCAAGGGAACGATTAGATCCGCTCAGGAGGGGGACTTAGTTTTTAATAACGAGCCAATTATGCAGGTTGAGGGTAGTTTAGCAGAATGTCAGTTAGTGGAAACTGCAATTTTAAACATTGTTAACTATCAAACCTTAATTGCTACTAAGGCCTCTCGGATTAGACAGGCTGCTGGTGATGATCAACTAATGGAATTCGGAACTAGGCGAGCCCAAGAAACTGCTGCGGCACTTTGGGGGACGCGAGCTGCATTTATTGGTGGTTTTAATTCGACGTCCAATGTGTTGGCTGGTAAATCATTTGGGATTCCGGTTAGTGGAACGCATGCCCATTCGCTAGTTGAAACATTCGGTCATGATTACGATGCATTTATGGCATATGCGCAGACCCACCATGATTGTGTCTTTTTGGTTGATACCTACGATACGATCAAGAGTGGGGTTCCCAATGCGATTAAGGTCGCTAAACAAATGGGCGATCAAATTCATTTTGCGGGGGTTAGAATTGACTCCGGTGATATGGCATATCTTTCAAAACGGATTCGTGAAATGTTGGATGATGCAGGCTTCACGGATACTAAAATTATTGCCTCTAACGATTTAGATGAAAACACAATTACTAGTTTAAAGATGCAGGATGCTAAGATTGATGTTTGGGGAGTTGGTACGAAGTTAATTACTGCATTTGATCAACCAGCATTAGGAGCCGTTTATAAAATGGTTTCCGTTGAACAATCCGATGGTCAAATGCGTGATACGATTAAAATTTCTAACAATGCGGCTAAGGTTTCGACTCCTGGTAAGAAACAGGTATGGCGAATTAATAAGCAATCAGATGGTAAATCTGAGGGTGATTACATTGCACTGAGTGATGAAGATCCACGGCACCAAGATAGTTTATATATGTTCCATCCTCAATTTACCTATATTAACAAGACCTTAACTGATTTCGAAGCTACCCCACTACTAAGAACCATTATTGAAAACGGAAAGCTAGTTTATAAAATGCCTAGCTTAGTTGAAATTCAAGCCCATGCCAATCAAGCTTTAGCATCACTATGGCCTGAGTATAAGCGTCAAATGAATCCACAGGATTATCCAGTCGACTTATCTAAGAAGTGTTGGGATAATAAAATGAACTTAATTGAATCGGTTCATAATTACGTTCAGCACCTAAATTATTAA
- a CDS encoding AEC family transporter yields MAVFIDSISGIVVILLMILLGFFLAKRGWFDDKTAKLIAKLVTQVALPAYMISTITGKFTASKLLHTLPDLRFPVVSMLILFGASVAVARALGVAKFHRGLFESMFFNSNTVFVGLPVNLALFGARSLPYVLVYYMANTTFFWTLGVYLIQRDGDADSKFNLKQTLQKVFSPPLLGFIVAVILVLLNIPNIEWLKPVLKPVFKSCEYVGGLTTPLSMIFIGIAVSKINIKKVKFNRLNWGILLGRFIMAPLLMTLLVAFTGMPVLMKQVFILQSAMPVMTNAPVVSKLYDADDEYASLMVTETTLMSLLVIPILMTLVQKF; encoded by the coding sequence TTGGCAGTTTTTATTGATAGTATTTCTGGAATTGTTGTAATTTTACTGATGATCTTACTTGGCTTTTTCCTGGCAAAACGGGGTTGGTTCGATGATAAGACCGCAAAATTAATTGCAAAACTGGTTACCCAGGTAGCACTACCAGCTTACATGATTAGTACCATTACTGGTAAATTTACAGCAAGTAAGCTTTTACATACTTTACCTGATTTGAGATTTCCGGTTGTTTCAATGCTAATTTTGTTTGGTGCTTCAGTAGCAGTTGCTCGTGCATTAGGGGTGGCTAAATTTCACCGTGGGTTGTTCGAATCCATGTTTTTTAATTCGAATACCGTTTTTGTTGGACTCCCCGTTAATTTGGCATTATTTGGAGCCCGCAGTTTGCCGTATGTATTAGTGTACTATATGGCAAATACGACCTTTTTTTGGACGCTTGGGGTCTATTTGATTCAACGCGATGGTGATGCCGACAGTAAGTTTAATCTAAAGCAAACCCTCCAAAAGGTATTTTCACCACCATTGTTAGGATTTATCGTTGCCGTTATTCTGGTCCTATTAAATATTCCAAATATTGAATGGTTAAAGCCGGTATTAAAACCGGTTTTTAAGAGTTGTGAATACGTGGGTGGTTTAACCACGCCACTATCAATGATTTTTATCGGGATTGCGGTTTCTAAAATCAACATTAAAAAGGTCAAGTTTAACCGACTTAACTGGGGAATCCTTTTGGGCCGTTTCATTATGGCGCCATTATTAATGACCCTATTAGTGGCCTTTACCGGAATGCCGGTATTAATGAAACAAGTTTTTATTTTACAATCAGCGATGCCAGTAATGACTAATGCACCGGTGGTTTCTAAACTATATGATGCTGATGATGAATATGCATCCTTAATGGTAACTGAGACTACCTTAATGAGTTTGCTCGTTATTCCAATCTTGATGACCCTGGTTCAAAAATTTTAG
- a CDS encoding SprT family protein, translating to MSDQELQRLCEQISQRNFARPFKHRIYFNRRLRTTGGRYYLQTHNIEINPKMLSAFSKETLIGVIKHELCHYHLHMAGFSGQHQTKEFKQLLKAVGGLRYAPRIDHPRYTYECQKCHQQYQRNRFVDTSKFVCGKCRGKLRLITRHHKGANL from the coding sequence TTGTCCGATCAAGAATTACAACGACTCTGTGAACAAATTTCGCAAAGAAATTTTGCGCGGCCGTTTAAGCACCGGATTTATTTTAATCGTCGCCTAAGAACTACCGGGGGTCGCTACTATTTGCAAACTCACAACATTGAAATCAACCCCAAAATGCTAAGTGCATTTTCAAAAGAAACGTTAATTGGGGTAATTAAGCATGAATTATGTCACTACCATTTGCACATGGCTGGCTTTAGTGGTCAACACCAAACGAAGGAGTTTAAACAACTTCTTAAAGCCGTTGGGGGATTGCGCTATGCACCACGAATCGATCACCCTAGATACACCTACGAGTGTCAAAAATGCCATCAACAATACCAACGAAATCGATTCGTGGATACAAGTAAATTTGTTTGTGGTAAGTGTCGGGGTAAGTTAAGATTAATCACAAGGCATCATAAAGGAGCGAATTTATAA
- a CDS encoding catalase, with the protein MTDKIKTAEGQPWADNNHSQTAGNRGPVLLQDYQLLEKLAHFNRERIPERVVHAKGAGAKGFFKLTHDMSKYTKADLFTGQPGKETPMIIRFSQVAGESGYPDTERDVRGFALKFYTNDGNYDIVGNNTPVFFVNDPLKFPDFIHSQKREPDTHLRSQDMQWDFWAHSPESVHQVTYLMGDRGNPASYREMNGYGSHTYKWVNAKGEAYWVKYHFISEQGVKNMSNETAAKTASKDTDFLLHDLYDAIANNDFPKWRVMVQIIPYEEGLNYKKDLFDVTKVVNHSDYPLQEVGEFTLNENPTNYFDDVEEAAFSPANLVPGIEASPDKLLQGRLFAYKDAERYRLGANYEQLPINRPKNGRPKNYERDGFMAQDQDNAVNYEPNGENGPVEDPHANIKPFAVEGNADTYKTYDVDYYSDAGALYRVMTPEERDRLIDTIKGTLGSVKSHENKVLETRQFYNADHEYGQRVADALGLDMDEITK; encoded by the coding sequence TTGACTGATAAAATTAAAACTGCTGAAGGGCAACCTTGGGCTGACAATAATCATTCGCAAACAGCTGGTAACCGGGGTCCAGTTTTATTACAGGACTATCAATTACTTGAAAAATTAGCTCACTTTAATCGTGAAAGAATTCCAGAACGAGTCGTTCACGCTAAGGGTGCTGGTGCTAAGGGGTTCTTTAAACTAACTCACGATATGAGTAAGTATACTAAGGCGGACCTATTTACTGGGCAACCTGGGAAGGAAACTCCAATGATTATTCGGTTCTCACAGGTTGCTGGAGAATCTGGTTATCCAGATACTGAGCGTGATGTCCGTGGCTTTGCGTTGAAGTTTTACACTAATGACGGAAACTATGACATTGTAGGGAATAACACTCCGGTGTTCTTTGTTAATGATCCCCTAAAGTTTCCTGATTTTATCCATTCTCAAAAGCGGGAACCAGATACCCACTTAAGAAGTCAGGATATGCAATGGGATTTTTGGGCTCATTCACCAGAATCAGTCCACCAGGTTACCTACTTAATGGGTGATCGTGGAAATCCTGCTAGTTACCGTGAAATGAATGGTTATGGTAGTCATACCTATAAGTGGGTCAACGCTAAGGGGGAGGCTTACTGGGTTAAATACCACTTTATTAGCGAACAAGGGGTTAAAAATATGTCGAATGAAACCGCTGCTAAGACGGCTTCAAAGGATACTGACTTCTTATTGCATGATCTTTATGATGCCATCGCTAATAATGATTTTCCTAAGTGGCGAGTAATGGTTCAAATTATTCCTTATGAAGAAGGCTTGAACTACAAGAAGGACTTATTTGACGTTACCAAGGTGGTTAACCATTCTGACTATCCGCTTCAAGAAGTTGGGGAATTTACATTAAATGAAAATCCAACGAACTATTTTGATGACGTTGAAGAAGCTGCCTTTTCACCAGCAAACTTGGTTCCAGGTATTGAAGCTTCACCTGATAAATTACTTCAGGGCCGGTTATTTGCATATAAGGATGCTGAACGGTATCGGTTAGGTGCTAATTACGAACAACTACCAATAAACCGGCCTAAAAATGGGCGTCCTAAGAACTATGAACGGGATGGCTTTATGGCACAGGATCAAGATAATGCTGTAAACTATGAACCAAATGGCGAAAATGGGCCAGTTGAAGATCCCCATGCAAATATCAAACCATTTGCGGTTGAGGGGAATGCTGATACCTATAAAACCTACGATGTTGACTATTATTCTGATGCTGGTGCGTTATACCGGGTTATGACCCCTGAAGAGCGTGACCGTTTAATTGACACGATTAAGGGCACCTTAGGGAGTGTTAAGAGTCATGAAAATAAGGTTTTAGAAACTCGGCAGTTTTACAATGCGGACCATGAATATGGACAACGGGTTGCTGATGCGCTGGGCTTAGATATGGACGAAATTACTAAGTAA
- a CDS encoding DMT family transporter: MRRTLLYVIISTFMFSLMEIALKSVQGVFAPLQLNLIRFLIGGLVLLPIALKHRRDAEQQFNLRDILIFALTGFLCVIVSMTLYQIAIEYDEAATVAVLFSCNPVFSLLFAYLILRERIGRLNLISMLLSIAGLLIIVNPAKLTNPLGISLAVGSAVTFGLYSIVSRWSSVVSGFDGITMTSYTFIAGSIELLALILFFRIPAIANGLKSVSWMKSFVNVPILQNVGLHYFWILFFICVCVTGGGFAFYFLAMDRGGVSMASLVFFIKPGLAPVLALLILHETLSINTIVGILVILVSSIITFMGNRTKTDSSEMKDAVK; the protein is encoded by the coding sequence TTGCGAAGAACCTTGTTATATGTGATTATTTCAACTTTCATGTTCAGTTTAATGGAGATTGCTCTAAAGAGTGTTCAGGGAGTGTTTGCGCCCCTACAATTAAATTTAATTCGATTTTTAATCGGGGGATTAGTGTTGCTACCAATTGCTTTAAAACATCGCCGTGACGCTGAGCAACAGTTTAACCTTCGTGATATTTTGATATTTGCCCTGACTGGATTTCTATGTGTCATCGTTAGTATGACCCTATATCAAATTGCAATTGAGTATGATGAGGCAGCTACCGTAGCAGTATTATTTAGTTGTAATCCGGTTTTTTCACTGTTATTTGCGTACTTAATATTAAGGGAGCGAATTGGTCGCTTGAATTTGATTTCAATGCTATTATCAATAGCAGGACTATTAATCATTGTTAATCCCGCTAAGCTGACAAATCCGCTTGGCATTTCGTTAGCGGTGGGTTCTGCAGTGACCTTTGGTCTTTATAGTATCGTTTCCCGGTGGTCCTCTGTGGTCAGTGGCTTTGATGGGATTACAATGACTAGTTACACCTTTATCGCCGGATCCATTGAGTTATTGGCACTGATTTTATTCTTTAGGATTCCTGCAATTGCTAACGGGTTAAAGTCGGTCAGTTGGATGAAATCGTTTGTTAACGTGCCGATTTTACAAAACGTCGGATTGCATTATTTCTGGATTTTATTTTTTATCTGTGTTTGTGTTACCGGCGGTGGTTTTGCGTTTTACTTCTTGGCAATGGATCGGGGCGGGGTTTCAATGGCTTCGTTGGTGTTTTTCATCAAGCCCGGCTTGGCACCGGTATTAGCACTATTGATTTTACATGAAACGCTCTCGATCAATACCATCGTAGGAATCTTGGTAATTTTAGTTAGTTCGATTATTACCTTTATGGGGAACCGGACGAAGACTGATAGTTCTGAAATGAAAGATGCTGTTAAGTAG